The nucleotide window AAGAGGAGGGTTGGGATAGTCGATTGGAGCGAGGTGTACGATGAGATAATTCCTTATCTAAGATTGGGGGGTGAGTGAATGGGCCTAGGCCTGTGGATCAGGACAGGGGTTTTAATGGCCTTCCTCACAGCGCTGCTCGTTGGCATAGGCTACCTGATAGGTGGAAGGGGAGGGATGATAATAGCCTTCACCATAGCATTGTTCATGAACCTGATAAGCTACTGGTTCAGCGATTCCATAGTGCTGAGCTGGTACAACGCCAGGATAGTTAGTGAGGAGGAAGCTCCTGAGCTCCACTACATAGTGGAGAAGCTTGCCAGACAGGCTGGAATACCCAAGCCAAAGGTGGCAATAGTTCCAACAATGGTTCCGAATGCGTTCGCAACTGGAAGAGGCCCGGGGAATGCTGTCGTTGCAGTGACCGAGGGGCTGCTTCATTTATTGAACAGAGATGAGCTTGAAGGGGTCATAGCCCATGAGATAAGCCATATAAAGAACAGGGACACCCTGATCCAAACCCTCGCCGCAGTTCTGGCTGGAGCTATAATGATACTCGTCGACTTCGCCAGGTGGTCCCTGTGGTTCGGTGCCTACGACGATGAAAGGGATTCAGGAAGCGTTATAGGCCTAATCTTGGCTATAGTACTGGCTCCACTAGCTGCCACATTGATTCAACTTGCGATAAGCAGGTCAAGGGAGTACTTAGCCGATGAAACTGGTGCCAGGATAAGCGGTAAGCCCCACGCTTTGGCCAGCGCGCTGATGAAGATTGAAGAAGCGATAAGGTACAGGCCCCTGAGAAGAGGAAACCCGGCCACAGCCCACATGTTCATAGTGAACCCGTTCAGGGGAGTTGACTTTGCAGAGCTATTCTCAACCCATCCACCGACAGAGAAGAGGATTGAGAGGCTCAGGAAGATAGCACTCGAGATGGGCATAGTCTTCTAGAAACTTTTATAAACACCTCGATAACCTCAAGGATGGGGGAGAGAAATGGTGAGGCTCAAGGCGATCATAGTAAGGGATAGGGATGGAGAGGAGTTCCTTAGGTGTCCGAGGTGCGGGATGGTATTCAAGAGGAGAAAGGATTACATAAAGCACGTCAACAAGGCACATGGCTGGCTCTTCGGCAGGGGCAAGCCAAAGGGGAAGAGGTTAAAGAAGAAGTACTCCAAGCTTCTCTCCCAATGATTCTATTTTTGATGATGATACAGCCAGGACCCTGATGGGATGATGAGTGGTGGGCTTAGCTGATGTTGCCGTTCTCTATTCTGGTGGAAAGGATTCCAACTACGCCCTCTACTGGGCTTTGAAGAGGTTCAAAGTTAGGTACCTCGTTTCTATGGTGAGCGAGAACGAGGAAAGCTACATGTACCACACTCCAAACGTTGAGTTAACGGATTTACAGGCTAGGGCCGTGGGAATTC belongs to Pyrococcus abyssi GE5 and includes:
- a CDS encoding zinc metalloprotease HtpX, with translation MGLGLWIRTGVLMAFLTALLVGIGYLIGGRGGMIIAFTIALFMNLISYWFSDSIVLSWYNARIVSEEEAPELHYIVEKLARQAGIPKPKVAIVPTMVPNAFATGRGPGNAVVAVTEGLLHLLNRDELEGVIAHEISHIKNRDTLIQTLAAVLAGAIMILVDFARWSLWFGAYDDERDSGSVIGLILAIVLAPLAATLIQLAISRSREYLADETGARISGKPHALASALMKIEEAIRYRPLRRGNPATAHMFIVNPFRGVDFAELFSTHPPTEKRIERLRKIALEMGIVF
- a CDS encoding C2H2-type zinc finger protein; translation: MVRLKAIIVRDRDGEEFLRCPRCGMVFKRRKDYIKHVNKAHGWLFGRGKPKGKRLKKKYSKLLSQ